A genomic region of Salvelinus namaycush isolate Seneca chromosome 7, SaNama_1.0, whole genome shotgun sequence contains the following coding sequences:
- the LOC120051251 gene encoding NGFI-A-binding protein 1-like gives MAAVLPRTLGELQLYRILQRANLLYYYEAFIQQGGDDVQQLCEAGEEEFLEIMALVGMASKPLHVRRLQKSLRDWVTNPTLFNQPLTSVPVCSIPVYKLPEGSPTAVSAERGVNNSARGETHVKVPKIMAATCLDPGKLEVARDRVSGGSPLQSGSEGRFWSGHSNDSEQSLSPSDRGSPSSPREGLEALDAAALQSVLECVDRMTPALAKSDPAEVKDQLKTNKKLAKMISHIFDMSDDDPRREEEIRKYSAIYGRFDSKRRDGKQLTLHELTVNEAAAQLCMRDMVLLTRRDELFGLARQISREVTYKYTYRTSKSRCGDRDEPSPKRIKTEENLFDIQEALQAIHMRQGILREQLACAKSKGEEIVGRNLQVQLDRLLARQMEILHDAAVQERLHALDWRIPAGALKYHSEAPGTNGTSVDKSTEHQDERPMNLRVASKSVAEGELPLGKQLANELKRYHNNHNTDEAKAPATENGSSHQAANRTDRKTIKSEPEDST, from the exons ATGGCGGCGGTGTTGCCCAGAACCCTGGGGGAGCTGCAGCTCTACCGAATCCTCCAGAGGGCCAACCTGCTGTACTACTACGAGGCCTTCATCCAGCAGGGAGGAGATGACGTGCAGCAGCTCTGTGAGGCCGGGGAGGAGGAGTTCCTAGAGATTATGGCTCTGGTGGGCATGGCCAGCAAGCCCCTGCACGTCCGGAGGCTCCAGAAATCCCTGCGAGACTGGGTCACCAATCCAACGTTGTTTAATCAGCCCCTGACATCTGTACCGGTGTGTAGTATACCAGTCTATAAGTTACCCGAGGGGTCACCCACAGCAGTCAGCGCGGAGCGAGGGGTTAACAACAGCGCCCGTGGCGAGACCCATGTCAAGGTGCCGAAAATCATGGCTGCGACATGTCTGGATCCAGGAAAGCTGGAAGTGGCCAGGGACAGAGTGTCAGGGGGGTCTCCACTGCAGAGCGGCAGCGAGGGGCGCTTCTGGTCGGGTCACAGCAACGACAGCGAACAGAGCCTCTCTCCGTCCGACCGGGGGTCTCCGTCATCCCCCCGAGAGGGTCTGGAGGCACTTGACGCTGCAGCTTTGcagtctgtcctggagtgtgtggACCGGATGACCCCGGCCCTGGCCAAGAGCGACCCCGCGGAGGTCAAAGACCAGCTGAAGACCAATAAGAAACTTGCCAAGATGATTAGCCACATCTTTGATATGAGTGATGATGATccaaggagagaggaggagatcagGAAATATAGCGCCATCTACGGACGCTTCGACTCGAAGAGGAGGGACGGCAAACAACTGACGCTTCACGAG CTGACAGTGAACGAAGCAGCAGCCCAGCTGTGTATGAGAGACATGGTACTACTGACCCGTAGAGACGAGCTGTTTGGTCTAGCCAGGCAGATCTCCAGAGAGGTCACCTACAAATACACCTACAGGACCAGCAA GTCTCGCTGCGGCGACAGAGATGAGCCGTCTCCTAAAAGGATAAAAACAGAGGAGAACCTCTTTGACATCCAGGAGGCTCTGCAGGCCATCCACATGAGACAGGGCATACTGAGGGAACAGCTAGCCTGCGCCAAGTCCAAAGGAGAGGAGATAGTTGGGAGAAACCTTCAG GTGCAGTTGGACCGTCTGTTAGCCAGACAGATGGAGATTCTCCATGATGCGGCGGTACAGGAGAGGTTACACGCTCTGGACTGGAGGATACCTGCAGGGGCTTTGAAGTACCACAGTGAGGCTCCAGGCACCAACGGCACGTCGGTAGACAAAAGCACAGAGCATCAAG ACGAGCGACCAATGAACTTGCGGGTGGCAAGTAAGAGTGTGGCGGAGGGGGAGCTTCCCCTGGGGAAGCAGCTAGCCAATGAGCTCAAACGttaccataacaaccataacacagATGAGGCCAAAGCACCAGCAACAG AAAATGGATCCTCGCATCAAGCGGCCAACCGCACTGACAGGAAGACCATTAAATCAGAACCAGAGGATTCCACATAG
- the LOC120050460 gene encoding major facilitator superfamily domain-containing protein 6-A-like: MAADDKVVILSDDEEDQKRKYVLDEPFNTLFLELQTDREPGSTPVSAAASDTQSAPETPMASPLKDLGCFERMCLRVNSQLLISKIFYFFFYAAYGSLHPLLAVYYKQLGMSPSRSGLLVGIRYFIEFCSAPFWGVVADRFKKGKPLLLFSVLCWLVFNCGIGFVKPAAMICKEKVDIPTVAPPILPLTTMTPINSSLPDASTNHTRRSRRDLFQSYFPSFPFVLDGLDSGYSVRRRHRRGADSNTTQSTAVPYEQNNDTTTATTTATQTPTGGQPRVVPNEQANTTQLLPNTTTMPLTTKTPTHTPTHAPTTTNSTLMPHKQGNTTQATPNTTTTMATPTTTPAPTQPKEYIIEYNEDQVESIFLLILLVIIVGEFFSAPAVTIVDTVTLQYLGKHRDRYGLQRMWGSLGWGVTMLLVGIWIDHTHIKLLIDGVVGCILPEYKNYQVAFIVFGVMMGLALVVATQFYFDSGDYRQEVPQEVEIPQVDGNVASPEESSTSDQTPITPESTTTEQPFYYSDLLRLLCSVQYSTVLFVAWFMGFGYGFVFTFLYWHLEDLKGTTTLFGVCSVLSHVSELAAYFTSHKFIELVGHIRVLYIGLACNTARYLYISYLENAWIVLPMEVLQGVTHASVWAACISYLSAAVPPALRTSAQGILQGLHLGLGRGCGAMVGGVFVNYFGAAETFRGIGMASLVILLIFSFIQCLTGQNEEKEDRMLAENIPVPSSPVPIATIDLMQSQVGVMVPRPDPRPPAKKTKHQEEQEDVNKPAWVLSGSPWVTIAFAVCQIREMYCMAKSSLPSETQPLQEQNDQTSSEYQAVETEHSTEQQESPHHHNGSLSSVSSKAHPAEHPESQHSPLPDQGNSVAHPAFLPGNFEASHQLSSTNPFRQ; encoded by the exons ATGGCCGCAGACGACAAAGTGGTCATCCTATCGGATGATGAAGAAGATCAAAAGAGGAAGTACGTCCTGGACGAACCCTTCAACACTCTTTTCCTGGAGCTTCAGACCGACCGAGAGCCAGGCTCCACTCCAGTGTCCGCTGCAGCATCAGACACACAGTCTGCTCCAGAGACACCCATGGCCTCACCACTGAAAGACCTAGGCTGCTTTGAGAGGATGTGCCTTAGAGTCAACTCCCAGCTCCTCATCTCCAAGatcttctacttcttcttctaTGCAGCATACGGTTCCCTGCACCCACTCCTAGCCGTCTACTACAAACAGCTAGGGATGTCACCAAGCCGTAGTGGACTGTTGGTTGGGATCCGGTACTTTATAGAGTTCTGCAGTGCGCCATTCTGGGGAGTGGTGGCCGATCGTTTTAAGAAAGGGAAGCCATTGTTGCTGTTCTCTGTGCTTTGTTGGTTGGTGTTCAACTGTGGCATCGGCTTTGTCAAACCAGCTGCCATGATCTGTAAGGAGAAGGTGGACATCCCCACTGTGGCCCCACCAATACTGCCCTTGACAACTATGACACCAATTAACAGCTCGCTACCGGACGCTTCCACCAATCACACGAGGAGAAGTCGTCGGGATTTGTTTCAAAGTTACTTTCCTAGCTTCCCTTTTGTTTTGGATGGCCTTGATTCTGGCTATAGCGTACGCCGCAGGCATAGGAGAGGTGCTGATAGCAATACCACTCAATCCACTGCGGTGCCTTACGAGCAGAATAATGATACAACCACAGCTACGACAACAGCAACTCAAACGCCAACCGGTGGCCAACCTAGAGTGGTGCCTAATGAGCAAGCCAATACCACTCAGCTCTTACCGAATACCACAACTATGCCACTGACCACTAAAACCCCTACCCATACACCTACCCATGCCCCCACCACCACCAATTCCACATTGATGCCTCACAAGCAGGGCAATACCACTCAAGCTACTCCAAATACAACAACAACTATGGCAACCCCTACCACCACCCCTGCCCCCACCCAACCTAAAGAGTACATCATTGAGTACAACGAAGATCAGGTCGAGAGCATTTTTCTCCTGATCCTCTTGGTCATCATCGTGGGGGAGTTTTTCAGCGCGCCGGCGGTCACCATTGTGGACACAGTGACGTTACAGTACCTGGGGAAGCACCGGGACCGTTACGGCCTGCAGAGAATGTGGGGGTCCCTTGGCTGGGGTGTGACCATGCTGCTAGTGGGTATCTGGATAGACCACACCCACATTAAGCTGCTCATCGACGGCGTGGTCGGCTGTATCCTGCCCGAGTACAAGAACTACCAG GTGGCCTTCATAGTGTTTGGAGTGATGATGGGTCTGGCCCTGGTGGTAGCAACACAATTCTACTTCGACAG tggGGACTACAGACAGGAGGTGCCCCAGGAAGTAGAGATACCACAG GTAGATGGGAACGTGGCATCTCCAGAGGAGAGCTCCACCTCGGACCAGACCCCCATCACCCCAGAGTCCACCACCACCGAACAGCCTTTCTATTACAGTGACCTCCTCAGGCTGCTGTGTAGTGTTCAGTACAGCACGGTGCTGTTCGTCGCCTGGTTCATGGGCTTCGGTTACGGCTTTGTGTTCACCTTCCTGTATTGGCATCTAGAGGACCTGAAGGGGACCACCACGCTGTTCGGTGTGTGTTCAGTTCTGAGTCATGTGTCGGAGCTGGCTGCTTACTTCACCAGTCATAAGTTTATCGAGCTGGTGGGACACATCAG GGTCTTGTACATTGGCTTGGCATGTAACACAGCACGCTACCTGTACATTTCTTACTTGGAGAATGCATGGATAGTTCTGCCTATGGAGGTCTTACAAG GTGTGACCCATGCGTCGGTTTGGGCAGCCTGTATCTCCTACCTGAGTGCCGCGGTGCCCCCAGCTCTGAGGACCTCTGCCCAGGGTATCCTCCAGGGTCTACACCTGGGGCTGGGACGGGGCTGTGGGGCCATGGTGGGGGGCGTCTTCGTCAACTATTTTG GAGCTGCAGAGACGTTCAGAGGGATTGGAATGGCTTCCCTGGTTATACTCCTCATCTTCTCCTTCATTCAATGTCTGACCGGACAGAACGAGGAaaagg AGGACAGGATGCTAGCAGAGAACATTCCGGTTCCTTCCAGTCCAGTTCCCATCGCTACCATAGACTTGATGCAGAGCCAG gTTGGTGTGATGGTGCCCCGTCCTGACCCTAGACCCCCGGCTAAGAAGACTAAGCaccaggaggagcaggaggatgTTAACAAACCGGCCTGGGTGCTGAGTGGATCCCCCTGGGTCACCATAGCCTTCGCTGTCTGCCAGATCCGAGAGATGTACTGCATGGCCAAGAGTAGTCTACCCTCGGAGACACAGCCACTGCAG GAGCAAAATGATCAGACCTCTTCTGAATACCAGGCGGTGGAGACTGAACACAGCACAGAGCAACAGGAGTCGCCACACCACCATAACGGTTCCTTAAGCAGCGTATCGAGCAAGGCACACCCCGCAGAGCACCCCGAATCCCAGCACTCTCCCCTACCAGACCAGGGGAACTCTGTGGCGCACCCTGCTTTTTTACCTGGTAATTTTGAGGCTTCACATCAACTGTCTAGTACCAACCCTTTCCGGCAGTAG